A stretch of Malus sylvestris chromosome 11, drMalSylv7.2, whole genome shotgun sequence DNA encodes these proteins:
- the LOC126589366 gene encoding nuclear pore complex protein NUP214 isoform X4, with translation MTDSGKVTRVEEEVEGEHVESADYIFKRIGDPLPITPHDSSFDPRGSPSRPLAVSEKHGLVFVAHSSGFCVARTKDIMASAAEMEEKGSYSSVQELSIVDVPLPNIHILALSTDGSTLAATVDADIHFFSVESLLHKGLKPSLSCSLNESNSIKDMQWTRKPENLYVVLSDLGKLSHGSVGGLMEDVMDNVDAVGWSSKGNLIVVARKDNISILSSNFEERSSMLISFKPWDEDSDENCIVKVDSIRWVRHDSIILGCFQLTAQGNEKGYLVQVIKVKDGKFTDDSCKPVVISFYDLFSNVIDDILPSASGPYLLLSYLEQCELAIVANRKNVDEHIVYLSWSLGEEKNEVVVVDIFQDSLLPRIELQDNGDDNLILGLSVDKVSISKKISVRFGEEHKELSPFCVLMCLTLEGKLIMFHVASVSRITASPAVVSSLSDGEEDSTALVPVESESTKPSFQLGKEQFEKASMDVPLVNESRKELDRKVGLDVHVKDDLKSLNANETVMPGLLTQILNKEITSYKEVEPLKNTQSFKAEGKQEVIVPKLHEDVDGNQIQLPGLGNRNTEQASTNASLQEGPSYVFRDFSKTEAKNIEGRGTGSVSFGGNIAADAAIKSNSNDTRNNFGMGTESPGKIESAGFQSVSSQSRFGGKIVSSKDTDVKSPLITSTSIQGSRSGNASQTVAASGAHGKHFGKPINFKDVSGKPTSVNSSDRLGEIGKWRPSAATGNIVSVPSISSSQTLSHGSFSFANSPNQSRMPNSEPNLSKQFGNIKEMTKELDMLLQSIEGAGGFRDACTVNQKGSVEELERGIETLSDRCRLWKSIMDERLREIQHLLDTTVQVLARKIYMEGIVKQASDRRYWDFWNCQKLSSELELKRRHILKMNQDLTDQLIQLERHFNGLELNKFGENAGARAGGRALQSRFGPPRHIQSLHSLHSTMTSQLAAADQLSECLSKQMAALKIESPSVKKQNVKKELFETIGIPYDASLSSPSRTPNEKLSFSFGSAASKDQPRRNVNAIKNYEPETARRRRDSLDRSWESYEPTKATVKRLLLKESGKESINRSSFPIDKQQLSPCLLEGSAVTRPRDHTSPTSFLHPSVNKSGIQGTQPKQAFESSATPFVWASDLPGPFQPTGLKSLTQEHKMLATSQVFPAARQNFTRETSMTAERSGDGMAYIGKYDSVPMKEKPVLPSDTTQKPSFSKVSTQTPSLQKRQNDMLNAYAKDTALPPKESVKDGPLTTRMASTEAGKKHDFPFSPSFSVPVIPSEPGKFAQTDAATNKSQTVKMPPPTTFLMSVSAPSSPIISSSSAPLSSSSIPQSVAPTFSSAMPLNKSLASSVTAADESKPGKPVSTSSSSFFSPFVSSSSSLSFNVSNSLVSSSTPSPLVSSTSESPKTEIQPPSKPDMNANTTSPRMEFGPSTVEGNLELKPSVSSPPSIETSTGLSTGDDPSLIKASPAAVEASGSQTGMNETAGPKQNVTVNDQQDQPSAGHSPFPNLPTTSGSVTGGIDGLDLQNAEEDDMDEETPDASRVSELSLGSLGGFGLGSGPKPNPFGGSFGNAQNAQTNATSPFSRPVASGEFFQPASFNFQSLQPSQSSQPANSGAFAGGFGTSTTAQAPIPSGFGQPTQVGPGQQALGSVLGAFGQSRQIGTSLPGTGFGSPGGFGGGIAGITPTGSFTSAATGGFAGAASGGGGFASLASGGGGSAVAASGGSGFAAAASGGGGFSGAVSGGVGFAGAAFGGGGFGGAASGGGGFGAFGGQQGSGSFSAFGGVGGTGKPPELFTQMRK, from the exons atgaCAGATAGTGGGAAAGTGACTcgagtggaagaagaagttGAAGGAGAGCATGTGGAGTCGGCCGACTACATTTTCAAAAGGATCGGCGACCCCCTCCCAATCACGCCTCATGATTCCAGTTTCGATCCCCGAGGCAGCCCCTCCCGGCCCCTCGCCGTCTCCGAGAAACACGGCCTCGTCTTCGTCGCCCATTCCTCTG GGTTTTGCGTTGCGAGGACCAAAGATATTATGGCTTCGGCCGCCGAGATGGAGGAAAAGGGAAGCTATTCTTCTGTACAGGAACTGAGTATTGTGGATGTTCCCCTTCCCAACATACACATTCTCGCACTCTCTACCGACGGCTCTACTCTCGCAGCTACCGTAGATGCAGACATTCACTTCTTCTCTGTCGAATCACTTCTCCATAAG GGTCTCAAACCATCATTATCTTGTTCACTCAATGAATCCAACTCTATCAAGGATATGCAGTGGACAAGGAAACCTGAAAACCTTTATGTGGTCCTTTCGGATCTTGGGAAGTTATCTCATGGATCGGTTGGTGGCCTTATGGAAGATGTAATGGACAATGTTGATGCTG TTGGATGGAGTTCTAAAGGAAACTTAATTGTCGTGGCAAGAAAGGATAATATCAGCATTCTATCATCTAACTTTGAGGAGAGGTCATCTATGTTAATTTCGTTCAAACCCTGGGATGAAGATTCTGATGAAAACTGCATTGTAAAAG TGGATTCTATCAGGTGGGTACGCCATGATAGCATCATTCTAGGATGCTTTCAACTGACTGCTCAGGGCAATGAAAAAGGTTACCTTGTTCAAGTAATAAAAGTCAAGGATGGCAAATTTACTGAT GATTCTTGCAAGCCAGTTGTGATATCTTTCTATGATTTGTTTTCAAATGTCATTGATGACATTCTGCCCTCTGCAAGTGGACCATACTTGTTATTGAGCTATCTGGAGCAATG TGAACTTGCAATTGTCGCTAACAGGAAGAATGTGGACGAGCATATTGTGTATCTCAGTTGGTCGCTAGGAGAGGAGAAGAATGAAGTTGTAGTTGTTGATATTTTCCAAGATAGTTTGCTACCAAGGATTGAGCTTCAAG ATAATGGTGATGATAATTTGATTCTGGGGCTCTCAGTAGATAAAGTTTCAATAAGTAAAAAGATTAGTGTACGGTTTGGAGAGGAACACAAAGAACTCTCACCATTTTGTGTTCTGATGTGTCTTACGCTAGAGGGAAAACTGATTATGTTTCATGTTGCCAG TGTCAGCCGCATTACAGCCTCACCTGCTGTTGTTTCCTCCCTTTCTGATGGTGAGGAGGATTCCACTGCATTGGTACCTGTAGAAAGTGAATCAACTAAACCTTCTTTCCAGCTGGGGaaggaacaatttgaaaagGCTTCTATGGATGTTCCATTGGTTAATGAGAGCAGAAAAGAACTTGACAGAAAAGTAGGTCTTGATGTCCATGTGAAAGATGACTTGAAATCTCTTAACGCGAATGAGACAGTGATGCCTGGACTTCTTACTCAAATACTCAATAAAGAAATTACTAGTTACAAGGAAGTGGAGCCCCTGAAAAACACTCAATCATTTAAAGCTGAAGGGAAACAAGAAGTTATTGTCCCAAAGCTACACGAAGACGTAGATGGAAACCAAATACAGCTTCCTGGACTGGGAAACAGAAATACTGAGCAAGCATCTACCAACGCTTCTCTTCAAGAAGGGCCTAGTTATGTGTTCAGGGACTTTAGCAAGACGGAGGCTAAAAATATTGAAGGACGAGGAACTGGCAGTGTCTCTTTTGGTGGTAACATTGCTGCTGATGCTGCTATAAAATCAAATTCAAATGATACACGTAATAATTTTGGGATGGGGACAGAATCTCCTGGAAAAATTGAGTCAGCGGGTTTCCAAAGTGTTTCATCTCAGTCACGGTTTGGTGGAAAAATCGTATCTTCAAAGGACACTGACGTGAAATCACCACTCATAACTTCAACTTCTATTCAAGGCAGCAGGTCTGGAAATGCTAGCCAAACTGTTGCTGCTTCAGGTGCTCATGGGAAACATTTTGGAAAACCTATTAATTTCAAGGATGTCTCTGGTAAACCTACTTCAGTCAACTCTTCTGATAGGCTTGGGGAGATTGGCAAATGGAGACCATCAGCGGCGACTGGAAATATTGTGTCAGTGCCTTCCATTTCAAGCTCCCAAACCTTATCACATGGAAGTTTTTCCTTTGCGAATTCTCCCAACCAGTCAAGGATGCCAAACTCTGAACCAAATTTATCAAAACAATTTGGCAAT ATCAAAGAGATGACCAAGGAGTTGGATATGCTTCTGCAATCTATAGAGGGAGCAGGTGGTTTCAGGGATGCCTGCACCGTTAATCAGAAAGGGTCAGTTGAAGAATTGGAGAGAGGCATAGAGACTCTGTCTGACAGATGCCGACTGTGGAAG AGCATTATGGATGAACGACTTCGAGAAATACAACATCTGCTTGACACAACCGTACAAG TATTGGCAAGGAAAATATACATGGAGGGCATTGTGAAGCAAGCTTCTGATAGACGATACTGGGACTTCTGGAATTGCCAGAAATTGAGTTCAGAACTTGAGCTTAAGCGGCGGCATATTTTAAAAATGAACCAG GATTTGACTGACCAATTAATTCAGTTAGAAAGGCATTTTAATGGCCTTGAACTCAATAAATTTGGTGAAAATGCTGGAGCTCGTGCTGGTGGAAGAGCCTTGCAGAGTCGATTTGGGCCCCCAAG ACACATTCAGTCCTTGCATAGTTTACATAGCACAATGACGTCACAATTAGCCGCCGCTGATCAACTTTCTGAGTGCCTTTCAAAACAAATGGCAGCACTGAAGATAGAGTCACCTTCTGTAAAGAAGCAGAATGTAAAAAAAGAGTTGTTTGAAACAATAGGGATTCCCTATGATGCCTCCTTGAGTTCCCCTTCACGTACTCCAAATGAAAaactatcattttcttttggttctGCTGCTTCTAAAGATCAGCCCAGGAGAAATGTTAATGCCATAAAAAATTATGAACCAGAAACtgcaaggaggaggagagactCACTGGATAGG AGCTGGGAAAGTTATGAGCCTACAAAAGCAACTGTGAAAAGGTTGCTTTTGAAAGAGAGTGGCAAGGAAAGCATTAATAGATCATCATTTCCCATTGATAAGCAACAGTTAAGTCCTTGCCTGCTGGAGGGATCAGCAGTTACTCGCCCAAGGGACCACACAAGCCCTACATCCTTCTTGCATCCATCCGTAAACAAAT CAGGTATTCAGGGTACACAACCGAAACAGGCTTTTGAGAGCTCAGCAACGCCATTTGTTTGGGCTAGTGATCTTCCGGGACCATTCCAACCTACTGGGCTGAAGTCTCTTACGCAAGAACACAAAATGTTAGCAACATCCCAAGTATTCCCTGCAGCCAGGCAAAATTTTACAAGGGAAACTAGCATGACAGCTGAAAGATCTGGCGATGGCATGGCATATATTGGGAAGTATGATTCAGTTCCTATGAAGGAAAAGCCTGTCTTACCATCAGACACTACTCAGAAACCATCATTTTCTAAGGTATCTACACAGACACCATCTTTGCAGAAGAGACAGAATGATATGCTAAATGCATATGCTAAAGATACTGCACTTCCACCAAAAGAAAGTGTGAAGGATGGGCCTTTAACCACAAGAATGGCATCTACTGAAGCTGGGAAAAAACATGACTTTCCATTTTCTCCCTCATTTTCTGTTCCTGTGATTCCTAGCGAGCCTGGAAAGTTTGCCCAGACCGATGCTGCAACAAATAAAAGCCAGACTGTTAAAATGCCACCACCTACCACATTCTTAATGTCAGTTTCTGCACCCTCATCTCCAATAATTAGTTCATCATCGGCTCCTCTATCTTCGTCATCAATTCCGCAATCAGTTGCACCAACCTTTTCCTCAGCGATGCCCTTAAACAAATCATTGGCTAGTTCTGTCACTGCTGCAGATGAAAGCAAACCTGGTAAACCTGTATCAACATCCTCATCATCTTTTTTCTccccatttgtttcttcttctagTTCTCTCTCTTTTAACGTTTCAAATTCACTGGTGTCTTCATCTACCCCTTCACCTTTAGTGAGTTCAACATCAGAATCTCCAAAGACAGAGATCCAACCACCTTCAAAACCAGACATGAATGCTAATACTACATCACCACGCATGGAATTTGGGCCTTCCACGGTTGAAGGTAATTTGGAGCTTAAACCTTCAGTGTCATCTCCACCCTCAATTGAGACTTCAACAGGACTGTCAACTGGAGACGATCCGAGTCTTATCAAGGCTAGTCCTGCAGCAGTAGAGGCATCTGGGAGCCAGACCGGGATGAACGAAACTGCAGGCCCTAAACAGAATGTAACAGTCAATGATCAACAAGATCAGCCATCTGCTGGGCATTCTCCATTTCCAAATCTACCTACAACGTCAGGGAGTGTTACTGGTGGGATTGATGGCTTGGATTTACAAAATGCAGAGGAGGATGACATGGATGAGGAGACTCCGGACGCAAGTAGAGTAAGTGAACTTAGTTTGGGAAGCCTTGGTGGGTTTGGGCTTGGCTCTGGTCCTAAACCCAATCCATTTGGTGGATCATTTGGCAATGCACAAAATGCACAAACAAATGCGACTTCTCCTTTCTCCAGGCCTGTTGCTAGTGGAGAGTTCTTTCAGCCTGCCTCCTTTAACTTCCAATCTCTACAGCCTTCCCAATCATCTCAGCCAGCAAATTCAGGTGCATTTGCTGGTGGCTTTGGCACCAGTACTACTGCCCAAGCTCCCATTCCGAGTGGGTTTGGCCAGCCAACACAGGTTGGACCAGGGCAGCAAGCATTAGGGTCAGTTCTTGGTGCTTTTGGACAGTCAAGACAGATTGGTACTAGTCTACCAGGTACTGGTTTTGGATCACCcggtggttttggtggtggcATTGCTGGCATTACTCCCACCGGTAGCTTCACAAGTGCTGCTACCGGAGGGTTTGCTGGTGCTGCTTCTGGTGGTGGTGGATTTGCTAGTTTGGCTTCAGGTGGCGGTGGTTCTGCTGTTGCGGCTTCAGGTGGTAGTGGTTTTGCTGCTGCAGCTTCGGGCGGTGGTGGATTTTCGGGTGCAGTTTCAGGCGGCGTGGGATTTGCTGGTGCAGCTTTCGGTGGAGGGGGCTTTGGTGGTGCAGCTTCAGGTG GTGGTGGATTTGGGGCATTTGGTGGCCAACAAGGATCTGGCAGTTTCTCTGCTTTTGGTGGTGTAGGAGGAACGGGAAAGCCACCGGAGTTGTTCACACAGATGAGGAAGTAA
- the LOC126589366 gene encoding nuclear pore complex protein NUP214 isoform X6, translating into MVSAMFWAIWMERNRLILRTTQSVEGKIYGIKFGYGHLYGHQLFHNLEDSCKPVVISFYDLFSNVIDDILPSASGPYLLLSYLEQCELAIVANRKNVDEHIVYLSWSLGEEKNEVVVVDIFQDSLLPRIELQDNGDDNLILGLSVDKVSISKKISVRFGEEHKELSPFCVLMCLTLEGKLIMFHVASVSRITASPAVVSSLSDGEEDSTALVPVESESTKPSFQLGKEQFEKASMDVPLVNESRKELDRKVGLDVHVKDDLKSLNANETVMPGLLTQILNKEITSYKEVEPLKNTQSFKAEGKQEVIVPKLHEDVDGNQIQLPGLGNRNTEQASTNASLQEGPSYVFRDFSKTEAKNIEGRGTGSVSFGGNIAADAAIKSNSNDTRNNFGMGTESPGKIESAGFQSVSSQSRFGGKIVSSKDTDVKSPLITSTSIQGSRSGNASQTVAASGAHGKHFGKPINFKDVSGKPTSVNSSDRLGEIGKWRPSAATGNIVSVPSISSSQTLSHGSFSFANSPNQSRMPNSEPNLSKQFGNIKEMTKELDMLLQSIEGAGGFRDACTVNQKGSVEELERGIETLSDRCRLWKSIMDERLREIQHLLDTTVQVLARKIYMEGIVKQASDRRYWDFWNCQKLSSELELKRRHILKMNQDLTDQLIQLERHFNGLELNKFGENAGARAGGRALQSRFGPPRHIQSLHSLHSTMTSQLAAADQLSECLSKQMAALKIESPSVKKQNVKKELFETIGIPYDASLSSPSRTPNEKLSFSFGSAASKDQPRRNVNAIKNYEPETARRRRDSLDRSWESYEPTKATVKRLLLKESGKESINRSSFPIDKQQLSPCLLEGSAVTRPRDHTSPTSFLHPSVNKSGIQGTQPKQAFESSATPFVWASDLPGPFQPTGLKSLTQEHKMLATSQVFPAARQNFTRETSMTAERSGDGMAYIGKYDSVPMKEKPVLPSDTTQKPSFSKVSTQTPSLQKRQNDMLNAYAKDTALPPKESVKDGPLTTRMASTEAGKKHDFPFSPSFSVPVIPSEPGKFAQTDAATNKSQTVKMPPPTTFLMSVSAPSSPIISSSSAPLSSSSIPQSVAPTFSSAMPLNKSLASSVTAADESKPGKPVSTSSSSFFSPFVSSSSSLSFNVSNSLVSSSTPSPLVSSTSESPKTEIQPPSKPDMNANTTSPRMEFGPSTVEGNLELKPSVSSPPSIETSTGLSTGDDPSLIKASPAAVEASGSQTGMNETAGPKQNVTVNDQQDQPSAGHSPFPNLPTTSGSVTGGIDGLDLQNAEEDDMDEETPDASRVSELSLGSLGGFGLGSGPKPNPFGGSFGNAQNAQTNATSPFSRPVASGEFFQPASFNFQSLQPSQSSQPANSGAFAGGFGTSTTAQAPIPSGFGQPTQVGPGQQALGSVLGAFGQSRQIGTSLPGTGFGSPGGFGGGIAGITPTGSFTSAATGGFAGAASGGGGFASLASGGGGSAVAASGGSGFAAAASGGGGFSGAVSGGVGFAGAAFGGGGFGGAASGGGGFGAFGGQQGSGSFSAFGGVGGTGKPPELFTQMRK; encoded by the exons ATGGTTTCAGCCATGTTCTGGGCCATTTGGATGGAAAGAAACAGGCTGATTTTGAGGACTACGCAGTCAGTAGAAGGGAAGATCTATGGGATAAAGTTCGGTTATGGTCATCTCTATGGGCATCAGTTATTTCATAATTTAGAG GATTCTTGCAAGCCAGTTGTGATATCTTTCTATGATTTGTTTTCAAATGTCATTGATGACATTCTGCCCTCTGCAAGTGGACCATACTTGTTATTGAGCTATCTGGAGCAATG TGAACTTGCAATTGTCGCTAACAGGAAGAATGTGGACGAGCATATTGTGTATCTCAGTTGGTCGCTAGGAGAGGAGAAGAATGAAGTTGTAGTTGTTGATATTTTCCAAGATAGTTTGCTACCAAGGATTGAGCTTCAAG ATAATGGTGATGATAATTTGATTCTGGGGCTCTCAGTAGATAAAGTTTCAATAAGTAAAAAGATTAGTGTACGGTTTGGAGAGGAACACAAAGAACTCTCACCATTTTGTGTTCTGATGTGTCTTACGCTAGAGGGAAAACTGATTATGTTTCATGTTGCCAG TGTCAGCCGCATTACAGCCTCACCTGCTGTTGTTTCCTCCCTTTCTGATGGTGAGGAGGATTCCACTGCATTGGTACCTGTAGAAAGTGAATCAACTAAACCTTCTTTCCAGCTGGGGaaggaacaatttgaaaagGCTTCTATGGATGTTCCATTGGTTAATGAGAGCAGAAAAGAACTTGACAGAAAAGTAGGTCTTGATGTCCATGTGAAAGATGACTTGAAATCTCTTAACGCGAATGAGACAGTGATGCCTGGACTTCTTACTCAAATACTCAATAAAGAAATTACTAGTTACAAGGAAGTGGAGCCCCTGAAAAACACTCAATCATTTAAAGCTGAAGGGAAACAAGAAGTTATTGTCCCAAAGCTACACGAAGACGTAGATGGAAACCAAATACAGCTTCCTGGACTGGGAAACAGAAATACTGAGCAAGCATCTACCAACGCTTCTCTTCAAGAAGGGCCTAGTTATGTGTTCAGGGACTTTAGCAAGACGGAGGCTAAAAATATTGAAGGACGAGGAACTGGCAGTGTCTCTTTTGGTGGTAACATTGCTGCTGATGCTGCTATAAAATCAAATTCAAATGATACACGTAATAATTTTGGGATGGGGACAGAATCTCCTGGAAAAATTGAGTCAGCGGGTTTCCAAAGTGTTTCATCTCAGTCACGGTTTGGTGGAAAAATCGTATCTTCAAAGGACACTGACGTGAAATCACCACTCATAACTTCAACTTCTATTCAAGGCAGCAGGTCTGGAAATGCTAGCCAAACTGTTGCTGCTTCAGGTGCTCATGGGAAACATTTTGGAAAACCTATTAATTTCAAGGATGTCTCTGGTAAACCTACTTCAGTCAACTCTTCTGATAGGCTTGGGGAGATTGGCAAATGGAGACCATCAGCGGCGACTGGAAATATTGTGTCAGTGCCTTCCATTTCAAGCTCCCAAACCTTATCACATGGAAGTTTTTCCTTTGCGAATTCTCCCAACCAGTCAAGGATGCCAAACTCTGAACCAAATTTATCAAAACAATTTGGCAAT ATCAAAGAGATGACCAAGGAGTTGGATATGCTTCTGCAATCTATAGAGGGAGCAGGTGGTTTCAGGGATGCCTGCACCGTTAATCAGAAAGGGTCAGTTGAAGAATTGGAGAGAGGCATAGAGACTCTGTCTGACAGATGCCGACTGTGGAAG AGCATTATGGATGAACGACTTCGAGAAATACAACATCTGCTTGACACAACCGTACAAG TATTGGCAAGGAAAATATACATGGAGGGCATTGTGAAGCAAGCTTCTGATAGACGATACTGGGACTTCTGGAATTGCCAGAAATTGAGTTCAGAACTTGAGCTTAAGCGGCGGCATATTTTAAAAATGAACCAG GATTTGACTGACCAATTAATTCAGTTAGAAAGGCATTTTAATGGCCTTGAACTCAATAAATTTGGTGAAAATGCTGGAGCTCGTGCTGGTGGAAGAGCCTTGCAGAGTCGATTTGGGCCCCCAAG ACACATTCAGTCCTTGCATAGTTTACATAGCACAATGACGTCACAATTAGCCGCCGCTGATCAACTTTCTGAGTGCCTTTCAAAACAAATGGCAGCACTGAAGATAGAGTCACCTTCTGTAAAGAAGCAGAATGTAAAAAAAGAGTTGTTTGAAACAATAGGGATTCCCTATGATGCCTCCTTGAGTTCCCCTTCACGTACTCCAAATGAAAaactatcattttcttttggttctGCTGCTTCTAAAGATCAGCCCAGGAGAAATGTTAATGCCATAAAAAATTATGAACCAGAAACtgcaaggaggaggagagactCACTGGATAGG AGCTGGGAAAGTTATGAGCCTACAAAAGCAACTGTGAAAAGGTTGCTTTTGAAAGAGAGTGGCAAGGAAAGCATTAATAGATCATCATTTCCCATTGATAAGCAACAGTTAAGTCCTTGCCTGCTGGAGGGATCAGCAGTTACTCGCCCAAGGGACCACACAAGCCCTACATCCTTCTTGCATCCATCCGTAAACAAAT CAGGTATTCAGGGTACACAACCGAAACAGGCTTTTGAGAGCTCAGCAACGCCATTTGTTTGGGCTAGTGATCTTCCGGGACCATTCCAACCTACTGGGCTGAAGTCTCTTACGCAAGAACACAAAATGTTAGCAACATCCCAAGTATTCCCTGCAGCCAGGCAAAATTTTACAAGGGAAACTAGCATGACAGCTGAAAGATCTGGCGATGGCATGGCATATATTGGGAAGTATGATTCAGTTCCTATGAAGGAAAAGCCTGTCTTACCATCAGACACTACTCAGAAACCATCATTTTCTAAGGTATCTACACAGACACCATCTTTGCAGAAGAGACAGAATGATATGCTAAATGCATATGCTAAAGATACTGCACTTCCACCAAAAGAAAGTGTGAAGGATGGGCCTTTAACCACAAGAATGGCATCTACTGAAGCTGGGAAAAAACATGACTTTCCATTTTCTCCCTCATTTTCTGTTCCTGTGATTCCTAGCGAGCCTGGAAAGTTTGCCCAGACCGATGCTGCAACAAATAAAAGCCAGACTGTTAAAATGCCACCACCTACCACATTCTTAATGTCAGTTTCTGCACCCTCATCTCCAATAATTAGTTCATCATCGGCTCCTCTATCTTCGTCATCAATTCCGCAATCAGTTGCACCAACCTTTTCCTCAGCGATGCCCTTAAACAAATCATTGGCTAGTTCTGTCACTGCTGCAGATGAAAGCAAACCTGGTAAACCTGTATCAACATCCTCATCATCTTTTTTCTccccatttgtttcttcttctagTTCTCTCTCTTTTAACGTTTCAAATTCACTGGTGTCTTCATCTACCCCTTCACCTTTAGTGAGTTCAACATCAGAATCTCCAAAGACAGAGATCCAACCACCTTCAAAACCAGACATGAATGCTAATACTACATCACCACGCATGGAATTTGGGCCTTCCACGGTTGAAGGTAATTTGGAGCTTAAACCTTCAGTGTCATCTCCACCCTCAATTGAGACTTCAACAGGACTGTCAACTGGAGACGATCCGAGTCTTATCAAGGCTAGTCCTGCAGCAGTAGAGGCATCTGGGAGCCAGACCGGGATGAACGAAACTGCAGGCCCTAAACAGAATGTAACAGTCAATGATCAACAAGATCAGCCATCTGCTGGGCATTCTCCATTTCCAAATCTACCTACAACGTCAGGGAGTGTTACTGGTGGGATTGATGGCTTGGATTTACAAAATGCAGAGGAGGATGACATGGATGAGGAGACTCCGGACGCAAGTAGAGTAAGTGAACTTAGTTTGGGAAGCCTTGGTGGGTTTGGGCTTGGCTCTGGTCCTAAACCCAATCCATTTGGTGGATCATTTGGCAATGCACAAAATGCACAAACAAATGCGACTTCTCCTTTCTCCAGGCCTGTTGCTAGTGGAGAGTTCTTTCAGCCTGCCTCCTTTAACTTCCAATCTCTACAGCCTTCCCAATCATCTCAGCCAGCAAATTCAGGTGCATTTGCTGGTGGCTTTGGCACCAGTACTACTGCCCAAGCTCCCATTCCGAGTGGGTTTGGCCAGCCAACACAGGTTGGACCAGGGCAGCAAGCATTAGGGTCAGTTCTTGGTGCTTTTGGACAGTCAAGACAGATTGGTACTAGTCTACCAGGTACTGGTTTTGGATCACCcggtggttttggtggtggcATTGCTGGCATTACTCCCACCGGTAGCTTCACAAGTGCTGCTACCGGAGGGTTTGCTGGTGCTGCTTCTGGTGGTGGTGGATTTGCTAGTTTGGCTTCAGGTGGCGGTGGTTCTGCTGTTGCGGCTTCAGGTGGTAGTGGTTTTGCTGCTGCAGCTTCGGGCGGTGGTGGATTTTCGGGTGCAGTTTCAGGCGGCGTGGGATTTGCTGGTGCAGCTTTCGGTGGAGGGGGCTTTGGTGGTGCAGCTTCAGGTG GTGGTGGATTTGGGGCATTTGGTGGCCAACAAGGATCTGGCAGTTTCTCTGCTTTTGGTGGTGTAGGAGGAACGGGAAAGCCACCGGAGTTGTTCACACAGATGAGGAAGTAA